From Triticum urartu cultivar G1812 chromosome 2, Tu2.1, whole genome shotgun sequence, a single genomic window includes:
- the LOC125538208 gene encoding extensin-like — translation MGGKAALLVALLAVSLVLEAQAGSGYGGGHPPSPTPVAPPPKHEKPPKGHKPLHHHHHAKPPAASHAQAPPTHGPPTPKPIPPAPKPTPPTYAPIPKPPKPSPSPPAYHPTPKSAPPTYKPPTQPRPSPPAHKPAPPMYKTPTQPKPSPPAYKPAPKVSPPAYKPAPKVSPPAYKPAPKVSPPAYKPAPKVSPPAYKPAPKVSPPAYKPAPKVSPPAYKPAPKVSPPAYKPVPKPSPPPSPTPPAPKPTPPPYKPPTPTPPAYKPPTPSPPPPPYHH, via the coding sequence ATGGGTGGCAAAGCCGCTCTCCTGGTGGCCCTCCTGGCCGTGAGCCTGGTCCTCGAGGCCCAGGCGGGCAGCGGCTACGGCGGCGGGCACCCCCCTTCCCCGACGCCGGTCGCCCCACCCCCCAAGCACGAGAAGCCACCCAAGGGGCACAAGCCccttcaccaccaccaccacgccaagCCACCGGCCGCTTCCCACGCTCAGGCGCCACCCACCCACGGCCCCCCGACGCCTAAACCTATCCCTCCCGCCCCTAAACCCACACCACCCACCTACGCCCCGATCCCGAAGCCGCCGAAGCCATCTCCCTCGCCTCCGGCCTACCACCCTACGCCCAAGTCTGCACCTCCCACGTACAAACCACCAACCCAGCCTAGGCCCTCACCGCCGGCGCACAAGCCTGCACCTCCCATGTACAAAACACCAACCCAGCCTAAGCCCTCGCCGCCGGCGTACAAGCCTGCCCCCAAGGTCTCACCGCCGGCCTACAAGCCTGCCCCCAAGGTCTCACCGCCGGCGTACAAGCCAGCCCCCAAGGTCTCACCGCCGGCGTACAAGCCAGCCCCCAAGGTCTCACCGCCGGCGTACAAGCCCGCCCCCAAGGTCTCACCGCCGGCGTACAAGCCCGCCCCCAAGGTCTCACCGCCGGCGTACAAGCCCGCCCCCAAGGTCTCACCGCCGGCGTACAAGCCTGTCCCCAAGCCCTCACCGCCGCCGTCGCCAACTCCGCCGGCGCCGAAGCCGACTCCACCGCCCTACAAGCCCCCGACGCCTACTCCTCCGGCGTACAAGCCTCCCACCCCGAGCCCCCCGCCTCCGCCGTACCACCACTAA